A DNA window from Candidatus Sulfidibacterium hydrothermale contains the following coding sequences:
- a CDS encoding insulinase family protein, with product MAKNDLTEKVARSIAEKKLNELREIFTGLNREELQRLNSIVKDPEKFADEIRKLLPLSIRKMVDAGDISIDDLLPLMEEALGESIRQNPEKLADILFPIMMPAIRKAVAADIKQMLDSLNNTLEHGFSLKRLGWRLQALFSGRKYSEIVLSHAYIYQVKQVFLIHKGTGLLLAQAADPQQEQATDADMVSAMLSAIKDFVQDSFTDKKESTLEEINVGRMRILLEQGPHAILASVVEGNVPKAYHDLLKETIENIHVTFYRELEDFGGDVTPFEQDNQLLKQCLQKEQKPQKERKPVMAILLLLLILALIGYGIFAGIMRHIHYKHLLADLENTPGIVVTKASNPWFGKITFWGLRDPLAAKPTSFLSKNKMDNKQVQFSFSPYLSLAPAFVLNRAEKILLPPPTVMLHFKNGVLTVSGKADESWLKKLRERYALIPGVQKLRLTFASTPVAEKVKRNILAIEKHVFHFKYNVFALDSVQAKDFDKLITEVKNVLNFSLDQDSVPVIIVNSYTSYAGNVEGNKTIARYRAEQFINRMIRHGIPQEVLVPKVRFIENATHPYENRSVSFQVKYVKPDKL from the coding sequence ATGGCGAAAAACGATTTAACAGAAAAAGTGGCGCGGTCTATTGCCGAGAAAAAACTTAATGAACTGCGGGAAATATTTACCGGTTTAAACCGGGAAGAGCTACAACGACTGAACAGTATTGTAAAAGACCCGGAGAAATTTGCGGATGAAATCAGAAAATTGTTGCCGCTTTCCATTCGAAAAATGGTGGATGCCGGTGATATTTCCATTGATGATTTGTTGCCGTTAATGGAAGAAGCCCTGGGCGAAAGCATCCGGCAAAATCCTGAAAAACTGGCCGACATTCTTTTTCCCATCATGATGCCGGCCATTCGAAAAGCCGTGGCTGCCGATATCAAACAAATGCTGGACAGTCTGAACAACACCCTCGAGCATGGTTTTTCATTAAAAAGGCTGGGATGGCGGCTTCAGGCATTGTTTAGCGGTCGTAAATACAGCGAAATTGTTCTTTCGCACGCTTATATTTATCAGGTCAAACAGGTCTTTCTGATTCACAAAGGTACCGGTTTGTTGTTGGCTCAGGCAGCCGATCCGCAACAAGAGCAGGCAACGGATGCCGATATGGTTTCTGCCATGCTTTCTGCCATTAAGGATTTTGTTCAGGATTCTTTTACCGATAAAAAAGAGAGTACCCTCGAAGAGATTAATGTGGGGCGTATGCGTATTTTGCTTGAGCAGGGACCGCATGCTATTTTGGCCTCTGTAGTCGAAGGAAATGTGCCGAAAGCCTATCATGATCTACTGAAAGAAACCATTGAAAATATTCATGTCACTTTTTATCGAGAGCTGGAAGATTTTGGTGGGGATGTAACCCCTTTCGAGCAGGATAACCAATTGTTGAAGCAGTGTTTGCAGAAAGAACAAAAGCCGCAAAAGGAACGAAAACCGGTAATGGCTATTCTTTTGTTATTGCTGATCTTAGCACTTATTGGATATGGAATCTTTGCCGGAATCATGCGGCACATTCATTATAAACACCTGCTGGCCGATCTGGAAAATACGCCGGGTATTGTGGTGACAAAAGCATCTAATCCCTGGTTTGGGAAGATAACTTTTTGGGGCTTGCGCGATCCGTTAGCGGCAAAGCCGACTTCTTTTTTGTCGAAAAATAAAATGGATAATAAGCAGGTACAGTTTTCGTTTAGCCCGTATCTTTCGCTGGCTCCTGCTTTTGTTTTGAACCGGGCTGAAAAAATCCTGCTTCCGCCGCCAACGGTCATGCTTCATTTTAAGAACGGTGTACTAACCGTTTCGGGGAAAGCGGACGAATCGTGGCTGAAAAAGTTACGGGAGCGTTATGCTTTAATTCCGGGGGTTCAGAAACTCCGGTTAACTTTTGCCTCGACTCCGGTGGCTGAAAAAGTAAAACGAAATATTTTAGCCATCGAAAAGCATGTATTTCATTTTAAATACAATGTTTTTGCGCTCGACAGTGTTCAGGCGAAAGACTTTGACAAGCTGATTACCGAAGTAAAGAATGTTTTGAATTTTAGTCTTGACCAGGATTCGGTTCCGGTAATTATTGTGAATTCTTATACCAGTTATGCCGGCAATGTGGAAGGGAACAAAACCATTGCACGGTATCGTGCCGAACAGTTTATTAACCGGATGATCCGGCATGGTATTCCACAGGAAGTTTTGGTGCCGAAGGTGCGGTTTATTGAAAACGCCACACATCCCTACGAAAACCGGTCGGTTAGTTTTCAGGTTAAATATGTAAAACCAGATAAATTATGA
- a CDS encoding Rab family GTPase, whose protein sequence is MIKKKVCMLGSFAVGKTSLVQRFVNSIFSEKYHTTIGVKIDQKRVDVDGQEVNLMLWDIHGEDEFQKIKPAYIMGASGYFIVMDGTRRNTIQKGEEIKAFVEKTVGVVPYIVLINKADLKDQWEISDEDIARLKAEGATVMLTSAKTGDAVEEAFQELTRQMLK, encoded by the coding sequence ATGATAAAGAAAAAAGTATGTATGCTCGGCTCTTTTGCCGTAGGAAAAACCAGCCTGGTGCAACGTTTTGTGAACAGCATTTTTTCCGAAAAATACCATACCACCATCGGGGTGAAAATTGATCAGAAACGGGTAGATGTGGATGGTCAGGAGGTGAATTTGATGTTGTGGGATATTCATGGAGAAGATGAGTTCCAGAAAATTAAACCGGCGTATATCATGGGCGCTTCCGGCTATTTTATTGTCATGGACGGTACCCGCAGGAATACCATTCAAAAAGGAGAAGAAATCAAAGCTTTTGTGGAAAAAACGGTGGGTGTCGTTCCTTATATCGTATTGATTAATAAAGCCGACCTGAAAGACCAATGGGAAATTTCGGATGAAGATATTGCCCGTTTAAAAGCAGAAGGGGCTACCGTGATGCTGACCAGTGCCAAAACCGGCGATGCGGTGGAAGAAGCTTTTCAGGAACTGACCCGTCAAATGTTAAAATAA
- a CDS encoding sensor histidine kinase translates to MSLQKPETIQEVLLARGPMADRSLLIKTSSEGIIQQVFGNPGHFSATWEPGKNVSDIFPFLVTFFPAAPLEMLELPRMIWEEFYLDFLIFRESGEATWILITDVTAEVDEIKEKIQKNNDFVLSSAPRQFSFENPFGNLHLFDVLSFIKTNENKFVPVGGIPAWAEKYYPEAISVRNGLEIGNVFPYLEVFLPEAEVFWETADDTRMEDSDMWIENPADDVELHFRAFAANRNGNHFLFIRLLDQNDIPVSQQTLQKAREHQLLYEKLQKAEKELKQLLQYKDKFVSIVSHDLRSPMASVVSIAEMFLTDDELLACMNDFNREMLHSMKDELTRLLEYNNRLYHWANLELGNFKLDKEKIKVRKLVDSAIQTAQPKTEAKNIRLTSSVIPEDLETEVDVSLFLQVLNNLIGNAVKFTPEGGTISLDVKKENGKIRYYVSDTGVGMPEKIKKSIFSGVPGESTLGTSGEKGSGLGLDIVKKIVDAHGFSIEVQSEEGKGTTFIITEN, encoded by the coding sequence ATGTCGTTGCAAAAACCCGAAACCATTCAGGAAGTGCTGTTGGCCCGCGGACCGATGGCAGACCGCAGCCTTTTAATAAAAACGTCGTCCGAAGGAATTATTCAACAGGTTTTCGGAAACCCCGGTCATTTTTCTGCCACATGGGAACCCGGAAAGAATGTCAGTGATATTTTCCCTTTTCTGGTTACCTTTTTTCCGGCAGCGCCGCTCGAGATGCTGGAACTTCCCCGTATGATCTGGGAAGAATTTTATCTCGATTTTCTCATTTTCCGCGAATCCGGCGAAGCCACATGGATTCTCATTACCGATGTGACGGCCGAAGTGGATGAAATCAAGGAGAAAATTCAAAAGAACAATGATTTTGTTTTGTCTTCTGCGCCACGTCAATTCTCCTTTGAGAATCCTTTTGGTAATTTGCATCTGTTTGATGTACTTTCGTTTATAAAAACCAATGAAAATAAATTTGTTCCGGTAGGCGGTATTCCGGCCTGGGCCGAAAAATATTATCCGGAGGCAATCTCTGTACGAAACGGACTGGAAATCGGGAATGTTTTCCCCTATCTTGAAGTCTTTTTGCCCGAGGCAGAAGTTTTTTGGGAAACGGCAGATGATACCCGGATGGAAGATTCTGATATGTGGATTGAAAATCCGGCAGATGATGTGGAGTTGCATTTCCGGGCTTTTGCTGCCAACCGTAACGGCAACCATTTTTTATTCATCCGTTTACTCGATCAAAATGATATTCCTGTAAGTCAGCAAACGTTGCAAAAAGCACGGGAGCATCAGCTTTTGTACGAAAAACTGCAAAAAGCAGAAAAAGAATTGAAGCAGTTGCTTCAGTATAAAGACAAATTTGTGTCTATTGTATCCCACGATCTGCGTTCGCCGATGGCTTCGGTGGTGAGCATTGCAGAAATGTTCCTTACTGATGATGAGCTGCTGGCTTGTATGAACGATTTTAACCGCGAAATGCTTCATTCGATGAAAGATGAGCTGACCCGGTTGCTGGAATACAACAACCGGCTTTATCATTGGGCAAACCTGGAGCTGGGCAATTTTAAACTGGATAAAGAAAAAATCAAAGTCAGGAAGCTGGTGGACAGTGCGATACAAACAGCACAACCCAAAACAGAAGCAAAAAATATCCGTTTGACTTCTTCGGTCATCCCGGAAGATCTGGAAACAGAAGTGGACGTTTCTCTTTTTTTACAGGTTTTAAATAATCTCATCGGCAATGCGGTGAAATTTACTCCTGAAGGCGGAACAATAAGTCTGGATGTGAAAAAAGAAAACGGGAAAATCCGTTATTATGTTTCCGATACCGGGGTAGGAATGCCGGAAAAGATCAAAAAATCCATTTTTTCCGGAGTGCCCGGCGAGTCTACCTTGGGAACCTCTGGCGAGAAAGGGAGCGGACTGGGATTGGATATTGTGAAAAAGATTGTGGATGCCCACGGTTTTTCCATCGAAGTACAATCCGAAGAAGGAAAAGGAACTACCTTTATCATCACTGAGAATTAG